A single genomic interval of Pseudomonadales bacterium harbors:
- the flgA gene encoding flagellar basal body P-ring formation protein FlgA, which yields MIPSAPKPPLRRALQRLHTAGLVLRAAGLAGALCVLSTTSHAGDSGEAATQVDARQITRLVEHALLAQLQRQPAAADASRVEVNAGALDSRLAFTGCAEPIRVAADLDHLQARVNARVSCAAPSPWAIYVPVELRVFRPVPVAVRELQRGETLTDADIGEQERNVLAAGAATLVRRGEAVGQKVRRTIPAGSVLLATLLEQPVLVRRGDRINVDTVPGTISVRISAEALGTARRGERVRVRNLQSGRVIDAIVTGDGSAQAL from the coding sequence ATGATTCCGTCAGCACCGAAACCGCCACTCCGCCGTGCGCTGCAGCGCTTGCATACGGCCGGCCTGGTCTTGCGTGCGGCGGGCCTGGCGGGGGCATTGTGCGTGCTGTCAACGACTTCTCATGCGGGCGACAGCGGCGAAGCAGCGACGCAGGTGGACGCCCGGCAGATCACGCGCCTGGTCGAACACGCACTGCTCGCGCAGTTGCAGCGCCAGCCAGCGGCGGCCGACGCCAGCCGCGTCGAGGTCAATGCCGGAGCGCTCGACTCGCGTCTCGCATTCACGGGGTGCGCCGAACCGATCAGGGTTGCAGCCGATCTGGACCACCTGCAGGCACGCGTGAACGCGCGTGTCAGTTGCGCCGCCCCGTCACCGTGGGCGATCTACGTACCGGTGGAGTTGCGGGTGTTCAGGCCGGTGCCGGTTGCCGTACGCGAGCTGCAACGCGGCGAAACCCTCACCGACGCAGATATCGGTGAGCAGGAACGCAATGTGCTGGCCGCCGGTGCCGCGACGCTGGTGCGTCGCGGCGAGGCAGTGGGCCAGAAGGTACGACGCACGATCCCAGCCGGCAGCGTGCTGCTGGCGACGCTGCTGGAACAGCCGGTGCTGGTACGCCGTGGCGACCGCATCAACGTCGATACGGTGCCGGGAACGATTTCGGTACGGATCAGCGCGGAGGCCCTCGGAACCGCACGTCGCGGCGAACGGGTACGCGTGCGCAACCTGCAGTCGGGAAGGGTCATCGACGCGATAGTGACCGGCGACGGCAGCGCACAGGCACTCTGA
- a CDS encoding flagellar protein FlgN, which produces MLAASDAGVVRAILDTDMKAVHELRALLLEERAALAAREPDALDRVVQRKLECLQCLQRNDQARQRMLARYRGIEWTTLLHAIDPTLTDSWQALRQLLEEVADLGRTNERIVARMQHASSRLLALLRGQNGTIGVYDRKGQTHACDDPHRVTRA; this is translated from the coding sequence ATGCTGGCGGCAAGCGATGCGGGCGTCGTACGCGCCATTCTCGATACCGACATGAAAGCCGTGCATGAACTGCGCGCGCTGTTGCTGGAGGAACGTGCAGCGCTTGCTGCGCGCGAGCCCGATGCACTCGACCGCGTGGTGCAACGCAAGCTGGAATGCCTGCAATGCCTGCAGCGCAACGATCAGGCACGCCAGCGCATGCTGGCACGGTACCGCGGTATCGAATGGACCACGCTGCTGCATGCCATCGACCCCACGCTCACGGACTCCTGGCAGGCATTGCGGCAATTGCTCGAAGAGGTAGCCGACCTCGGGCGCACCAACGAGCGCATCGTGGCGCGCATGCAGCACGCCTCTTCCCGTCTGCTCGCCCTGCTGCGCGGCCAGAATGGAACGATCGGCGTCTACGACCGCAAGGGCCAGACGCACGCCTGCGATGATCCGCACCGCGTGACGCGCGCCTGA
- the flgC gene encoding flagellar basal body rod protein FlgC yields the protein MSINAIFDVAGSAMSAQSIRLNTVASNLANAQTASSSTGQTYRARHPVFAPLYRELTGSVANEAQAGVQVLGIVESDAPLQPRYEPDHPLADARGYVYYPNVNVVEEMADMISASRSFQINVQLVDAAKTLAQRVLALGQ from the coding sequence ATGTCGATCAACGCGATCTTCGATGTGGCCGGCTCGGCGATGAGCGCACAGAGCATCCGCCTCAACACGGTTGCCAGCAACCTGGCCAACGCGCAGACCGCAAGCTCCAGCACCGGGCAGACCTATCGTGCCCGCCACCCGGTGTTCGCACCGCTGTACCGCGAGCTCACCGGCAGCGTGGCGAACGAGGCGCAGGCCGGTGTGCAGGTGCTCGGCATCGTCGAGAGCGATGCGCCGCTGCAACCGCGCTACGAGCCCGATCACCCGCTCGCGGATGCGCGTGGCTACGTCTACTACCCGAACGTGAACGTGGTCGAGGAGATGGCAGACATGATCTCCGCGTCGCGTTCGTTCCAGATCAACGTGCAACTCGTCGACGCGGCAAAGACGCTGGCGCAACGCGTGCTGGCGCTCGGGCAGTGA
- the flgM gene encoding flagellar biosynthesis anti-sigma factor FlgM: MVSDIKGLDPRQVSRARTGETGTVRGEAHTGAAARTGAGTSDDTVKLSGVAELARVVARQLASGAPVDEARVQEIRQAIADGSYTVDPARIARKLIDADAQL; this comes from the coding sequence ATGGTTTCCGACATCAAGGGTCTCGATCCACGCCAGGTTTCCCGCGCCCGCACGGGCGAAACGGGAACCGTGCGCGGCGAGGCGCATACCGGCGCTGCTGCCAGAACCGGGGCAGGCACGAGCGACGACACCGTGAAGTTGAGCGGTGTGGCCGAACTCGCGCGGGTTGTCGCCCGCCAACTGGCGAGCGGAGCCCCGGTAGACGAGGCCAGGGTGCAGGAAATCAGGCAAGCCATCGCCGACGGGAGCTACACGGTGGATCCCGCCAGAATCGCCCGCAAGCTGATCGACGCCGACGCACAACTCTGA
- the flgE gene encoding flagellar hook protein FlgE codes for MSFNTGLSGLRAATSDLNVTGNNIANASTTGFKQSRAEFGDVFATSLTGGGGSINIGGGVRLQQVAQQFTQGNITLTQRDFDVAIDGRGFFILNHDGERAYTRSGIFGVDKDGYVVSNSGGHLVGYAATPSGQVDLGNEVDLRIQNFQLQANQTSRLRMAFNLDASSQAVDGARFPTFDPADQNTFNYASSATVYDSEGVPHVATTYFRKDQPDSAIETGVNNDWFMWIAIDGALINGGNPANSTASPLDPNGDHSAFTVRFDVNGKLDPATNRFVIDDWVPARQIQSQFGSNAEPLGPLGGAATPTYNGTVDEGTSDFLIDITGSTQYGDEFNVASVNQNGFAPGQLVGTTISENGVLFARYTNGQSQILGQILLADFQNVQGLTPIGNTEWAESFDSGQPARGVATSGVLGSLQAGALEESNVDISEELVSLIIAQRNFQANAKTIETNNAITQTVINIRS; via the coding sequence ATGTCATTCAATACCGGATTGAGCGGTCTGCGGGCGGCGACCTCGGACCTCAACGTGACCGGCAACAATATTGCGAACGCCAGCACCACCGGCTTCAAGCAGTCGCGCGCCGAGTTCGGTGATGTCTTTGCAACGAGCCTTACCGGCGGTGGCGGCAGCATCAATATCGGCGGCGGTGTGCGACTGCAGCAGGTGGCTCAGCAGTTCACGCAGGGCAACATCACGCTGACCCAGCGTGATTTCGACGTCGCAATCGACGGGCGTGGTTTCTTCATCCTGAACCATGACGGCGAACGTGCGTACACGCGTTCCGGCATCTTCGGGGTCGACAAGGACGGCTACGTGGTCAGCAACTCGGGTGGTCATCTGGTCGGCTACGCTGCAACGCCAAGCGGGCAGGTCGACCTTGGCAACGAGGTGGATCTGCGCATCCAGAACTTCCAGCTCCAGGCGAACCAGACTTCGCGTTTGCGCATGGCGTTCAATCTCGACGCTTCGTCGCAGGCGGTGGACGGCGCGCGGTTTCCAACCTTCGATCCGGCCGACCAGAACACCTTCAACTACGCTTCCTCGGCTACCGTGTACGACTCCGAGGGTGTGCCGCATGTCGCGACCACGTATTTTCGCAAGGATCAGCCGGATTCTGCGATCGAGACCGGCGTCAACAACGACTGGTTCATGTGGATCGCGATCGACGGTGCGCTGATCAATGGCGGCAATCCTGCCAACAGCACCGCTTCACCGCTCGACCCCAACGGCGATCACAGCGCATTCACGGTGCGCTTCGATGTAAACGGCAAGCTCGATCCCGCGACCAACCGCTTCGTGATCGACGACTGGGTACCAGCACGCCAGATCCAGAGTCAGTTCGGTTCGAACGCGGAGCCACTCGGACCGCTCGGTGGCGCCGCCACGCCGACATACAACGGGACCGTCGACGAGGGAACCTCGGACTTCCTCATCGATATTACCGGCTCGACCCAGTACGGCGACGAGTTCAACGTCGCTTCGGTCAACCAGAACGGATTCGCTCCCGGACAACTGGTTGGAACCACCATCTCGGAAAATGGTGTGCTGTTCGCGCGCTACACGAACGGGCAGTCACAGATTCTCGGACAGATCCTGCTCGCCGATTTCCAGAATGTGCAGGGTCTGACACCGATCGGCAACACCGAGTGGGCCGAATCCTTCGACTCGGGGCAACCTGCGCGCGGAGTGGCGACCAGTGGGGTGTTGGGCAGTCTGCAGGCCGGTGCGCTCGAGGAGTCGAACGTCGACATTTCCGAGGAGCTGGTCAGTCTGATCATCGCGCAGCGCAATTTCCAGGCCAACGCGAAGACTATCGAGACCAACAACGCGATCACGCAGACCGTGATCAACATCCGCAGTTGA
- the flgB gene encoding flagellar basal body rod protein FlgB, with protein sequence MAIGFDHALGLHEGALLLRERRAGVLAANLANADTPHYKARDLDFRTLLEAAAGQGGNGLRTTREHHIGAGGIGGDGQLLYRTPTQPTLDDNSVDAEIEMAQFARNALDFQASLTFLQAKFRGISKALKGE encoded by the coding sequence ATGGCAATCGGCTTCGATCACGCTCTGGGCTTGCACGAAGGCGCACTGCTGCTGCGCGAGCGGCGTGCCGGCGTGCTGGCCGCCAACCTCGCGAACGCCGATACGCCGCACTACAAGGCGCGTGACCTCGACTTCCGGACGCTGCTCGAGGCGGCAGCCGGGCAGGGTGGCAATGGATTGCGGACCACGCGCGAGCACCATATCGGCGCGGGTGGTATCGGTGGTGACGGTCAGCTCCTGTACCGGACGCCGACGCAACCGACGCTCGACGACAACAGCGTCGATGCGGAAATCGAGATGGCGCAGTTTGCGCGCAATGCGCTCGATTTCCAGGCCAGCCTGACCTTCCTGCAGGCCAAGTTCCGCGGGATCAGCAAGGCACTCAAGGGCGAATGA
- a CDS encoding TolC family protein has protein sequence MPIRRFGAALLAATLTLATGPLRAGDSQALTTDRANPELQHFVRAVVAANPEVQAARAALDASAALRDAAARPLYNPELDAEVERSADDARTLGISQTLDWSGKRAARTDAAERERLLAAARYALSVWTLGNELLTGLSRHQTAAARQELALRGEHAMAEFAELAERRFRAGDLDQAELSLARLSLTDARIQRATRSGEAAAAQQELRALAVDSPTTEWPALDGPPSLANPLSVADRTTLLQGLPEIIAAERQVDLAEANITLRRKEQRPDPTLSLRGGEQANESVVGLGVSIPLFVRNRFDGEVRAALSGRDEARFSADAARRRAQARLQSASERYALLHAAWAEWERTGQPSLEMQAEQLRRLWQAGELGTTEYLFQIRQTFEVQDNALQLRLALWEGWFEWLRASGRINGWLALDTAANEQGGNR, from the coding sequence ATGCCCATACGACGCTTCGGGGCCGCCCTGCTGGCGGCAACCCTGACTCTCGCGACCGGACCCCTGCGGGCCGGTGATTCGCAGGCGCTCACCACGGATCGAGCCAACCCCGAACTGCAGCACTTCGTGCGCGCAGTCGTGGCGGCCAATCCGGAAGTACAGGCTGCACGCGCTGCACTCGATGCGAGTGCGGCGCTGCGCGACGCCGCTGCGCGACCGCTGTACAACCCCGAGCTCGACGCCGAGGTCGAGCGCTCCGCCGACGATGCACGCACGCTCGGGATCAGCCAGACGCTCGACTGGAGCGGCAAGCGTGCGGCGCGCACCGACGCCGCCGAACGCGAACGCCTGCTCGCTGCCGCCCGTTACGCGCTGTCCGTGTGGACCCTCGGCAACGAGCTGCTGACAGGGTTGTCGCGCCACCAGACCGCAGCGGCACGCCAGGAACTGGCGCTGCGCGGCGAACACGCGATGGCAGAGTTCGCAGAACTCGCCGAACGACGTTTCCGCGCGGGGGATCTGGATCAGGCCGAGCTGAGTCTTGCCAGACTCTCGCTGACCGATGCCCGCATCCAGCGCGCGACGCGAAGCGGCGAAGCGGCGGCAGCGCAGCAGGAGTTGCGTGCGCTGGCCGTCGATTCGCCGACCACGGAATGGCCAGCGCTGGATGGTCCGCCGTCACTCGCAAACCCGCTTTCCGTCGCCGATCGCACCACACTGCTGCAAGGGCTGCCCGAAATCATCGCGGCCGAACGACAGGTGGACCTGGCCGAGGCGAATATCACGCTGCGCCGCAAGGAACAGCGACCCGACCCCACGCTCAGCCTGCGCGGTGGCGAGCAGGCCAACGAGTCGGTGGTCGGACTCGGCGTCTCGATCCCGTTGTTCGTTCGCAACCGCTTCGACGGCGAGGTGCGCGCCGCACTGTCCGGTCGCGACGAAGCCCGCTTCAGTGCCGACGCTGCACGGCGACGTGCGCAGGCACGCCTGCAAAGCGCCTCGGAACGCTACGCGCTGCTCCATGCCGCCTGGGCAGAATGGGAGCGGACCGGGCAACCCAGCCTCGAGATGCAGGCCGAGCAGTTGCGGCGACTGTGGCAGGCCGGTGAGCTCGGGACGACGGAATACCTGTTCCAGATCCGGCAGACCTTCGAGGTGCAGGACAACGCGCTGCAGTTGCGGCTCGCACTCTGGGAGGGCTGGTTCGAATGGTTGCGGGCGTCCGGTCGCATCAACGGCTGGCTCGCGCTCGACACGGCCGCAAACGAACAAGGAGGAAACCGCTGA
- a CDS encoding flagellar hook assembly protein FlgD: MNEINGFKVSSSAYEALSFRKEAPKAENKALGQSDFLTLLITQLENQNPLSPQDNTAFVAQLAQFSTLQGIENLNSNFVSMNGSLKSSQAIQASALVGHTVLVDASSARLPTGGQIMGSVSVDKPVEDTLLNIYNQAGVLVRQELIGAREAGDMRFAWDGRDADGASLPAGIYRFEALGLREGETVALPTTLSANVNSVTIGAGGEMTLNVDGIGPLKIAAVKEIL; encoded by the coding sequence ATGAACGAGATCAATGGTTTCAAGGTCAGCTCCAGTGCCTATGAAGCCCTGTCGTTTCGCAAGGAAGCGCCGAAGGCGGAAAACAAGGCACTGGGGCAGTCGGACTTCCTGACGCTGCTGATCACCCAGCTCGAGAACCAGAATCCGCTGTCGCCGCAGGACAACACGGCCTTCGTGGCCCAACTGGCCCAGTTCAGTACGCTGCAGGGCATCGAGAACCTGAACAGCAACTTCGTCTCGATGAACGGCAGCCTGAAGTCGAGCCAGGCGATCCAGGCGTCGGCACTGGTCGGACATACGGTGCTGGTCGATGCGTCGAGTGCGCGACTCCCCACGGGCGGGCAGATCATGGGCAGCGTGAGCGTCGACAAACCGGTCGAGGACACGCTGCTGAACATTTACAACCAGGCCGGCGTGCTGGTTCGCCAGGAGCTCATCGGCGCGCGCGAAGCCGGCGACATGCGCTTCGCGTGGGACGGACGCGATGCCGATGGCGCATCGCTGCCTGCCGGAATCTACCGTTTCGAGGCGCTGGGCCTGCGCGAAGGCGAGACCGTTGCGCTCCCGACCACGCTCAGCGCGAACGTGAACAGCGTGACGATCGGCGCCGGCGGGGAAATGACGCTGAACGTCGACGGCATCGGTCCGCTGAAGATCGCCGCCGTCAAGGAGATTCTCTGA
- a CDS encoding efflux RND transporter periplasmic adaptor subunit, translated as MKISTIVNAGILLALALASTASASEHAEAAHEDEGSIVMNAAQRSAQGIDTARVASRVIAGSITAPGEVRLNGYLTAQVTTRIPAQVVARHVQLGEHVAAGDALLTLSSVEMATAQGALIEADREWSRVHKLGRGVIADTRYVAAEVARQRAYATVRAYGLTETQIQRLLAGGDALRATGEFDLLSPRDGTVIRDPFVIGELVEPGRVLYEISDESLPWVEAQLRPDQAGEVTVGATARISRDGNHWLEGRVIQFRHELDETTRTRGVRVEVPNPDHVLHAGDYVDVTLETRGAVARAAVPERAVLLMDGVPSVFRVEGDRIHPQAVEPGMTRGGWTEIVAGLAEGDEVVTRGAFLLKSLSLKSRMGEGHAH; from the coding sequence ATGAAGATATCGACCATCGTGAACGCAGGGATTCTTCTCGCGCTCGCACTCGCGTCCACGGCCTCGGCGAGCGAGCACGCCGAGGCCGCACACGAAGACGAAGGCAGCATCGTGATGAACGCCGCACAGCGCAGTGCGCAGGGAATCGACACGGCACGCGTTGCGAGCCGGGTGATCGCCGGCAGCATCACGGCACCAGGTGAAGTGCGGCTGAACGGCTATCTCACGGCGCAGGTGACGACGCGCATCCCGGCGCAGGTTGTCGCGCGCCACGTGCAGCTCGGCGAGCACGTGGCGGCAGGCGATGCGCTGCTGACGCTGTCCAGCGTCGAGATGGCAACCGCGCAGGGCGCACTGATCGAAGCGGACCGGGAGTGGAGCCGCGTGCACAAGCTCGGACGCGGCGTCATCGCGGATACCCGCTACGTGGCGGCCGAGGTCGCGCGTCAGCGCGCGTACGCCACGGTGCGTGCCTACGGGCTGACGGAGACGCAGATCCAGCGCCTGCTCGCGGGCGGTGACGCTTTGCGGGCAACCGGCGAGTTCGACCTGCTGAGCCCGCGCGACGGCACGGTGATCCGCGACCCGTTCGTCATCGGCGAACTGGTCGAACCCGGACGTGTCCTCTACGAAATCAGCGACGAGTCGCTGCCGTGGGTCGAGGCACAACTGCGTCCGGACCAGGCCGGCGAGGTCACGGTCGGCGCCACGGCGCGCATCAGCCGTGACGGCAACCACTGGCTCGAAGGCCGCGTGATCCAGTTCCGGCACGAGCTGGACGAGACCACCCGCACGCGCGGTGTACGCGTCGAAGTGCCGAATCCGGACCACGTACTGCACGCCGGTGACTACGTCGATGTGACGCTCGAAACCCGCGGCGCCGTGGCACGCGCTGCGGTTCCGGAGCGGGCCGTGCTGCTGATGGACGGCGTTCCCAGCGTATTCCGGGTCGAGGGTGATCGGATCCATCCGCAGGCAGTGGAGCCTGGCATGACGCGTGGTGGCTGGACCGAGATCGTCGCCGGCCTGGCGGAAGGCGACGAGGTCGTGACCCGGGGGGCATTCCTGCTGAAGTCACTGTCACTCAAGTCGCGCATGGGCGAAGGCCACGCACACTAG